One genomic window of Rhodothermales bacterium includes the following:
- a CDS encoding methylmalonyl Co-A mutase-associated GTPase MeaB, whose translation TLFVETVGVGQSETSVVDLVDVVLVLVLTGAGDTLQGMKRGILEIADVLVVHKADGENAAPARAHAREVQQALHLFQSSRSDWQPAAVAASSVSGEGLDVIEATIETFLAQQRAGGHLATERVRQAVTWLHERIADSVQRRWRENEQFRVRLVALEADVRAGRRSPASAALEALGQ comes from the coding sequence CACCTTGTTCGTAGAGACCGTGGGGGTGGGGCAATCCGAAACAAGCGTCGTGGATCTGGTGGACGTGGTGCTCGTGCTAGTGCTCACCGGCGCCGGTGACACCCTTCAAGGCATGAAACGGGGGATTTTGGAAATCGCCGACGTACTCGTGGTCCACAAAGCCGATGGCGAAAACGCCGCACCGGCGCGCGCGCATGCACGGGAAGTGCAGCAAGCGCTCCACCTGTTCCAATCGTCCCGGTCGGACTGGCAGCCGGCGGCCGTCGCCGCGTCGTCGGTATCCGGCGAAGGGCTGGATGTTATCGAGGCCACGATCGAGACATTCCTTGCGCAGCAACGCGCCGGGGGCCACCTGGCCACCGAGCGGGTACGACAGGCCGTGACGTGGCTACACGAGCGGATCGCAGACAGCGTGCAGCGCCGTTGGCGCGAAAACGAACAGTTCCGCGTCCGCCTGGTCGCGCTCGAAGCCGATGTCCGAGCCGGCCGACGCTCACCCGCTTCGGCCGCGCTGGAGGCGTTGGGACAATAG